One Egicoccus halophilus genomic region harbors:
- a CDS encoding TetR/AcrR family transcriptional regulator produces MSADTTDGHGAGRRRRTRAEQQAETRARLIEAAAEVFASHGFEGASIDLITERAGYSRGAFYSNFSDKAELLLELSAVRMGDFARVLPDILAASDEDRIGEAARWLTDQPPHTEVLLLVELARLRDEHTDAQQLLARLTDSTLGFVDDVLDEADETLATPAAHDRLRLTRAILAAITGAQLLRHLGVEMDARTMELLLAGVLRSPVLTEETVS; encoded by the coding sequence CGCACCCGTGCCGAGCAGCAGGCCGAGACCCGCGCGCGCCTGATCGAGGCCGCCGCCGAGGTCTTCGCCTCGCACGGCTTCGAGGGTGCCTCGATCGACCTGATCACCGAGCGTGCCGGCTACTCACGGGGCGCGTTCTACTCCAACTTCTCCGACAAGGCGGAGCTGTTGCTGGAGCTGTCGGCGGTCCGCATGGGCGACTTCGCCCGCGTGCTGCCCGACATCCTCGCCGCCTCCGACGAGGACCGCATCGGTGAGGCCGCCCGGTGGCTCACCGATCAGCCCCCGCACACCGAGGTGCTGCTGCTGGTCGAGCTCGCGCGGTTGCGCGACGAGCACACCGACGCCCAGCAGCTGCTCGCCCGGCTGACGGACTCGACCCTGGGCTTCGTCGACGACGTGCTCGACGAGGCCGACGAGACGCTCGCCACGCCGGCGGCGCACGACCGGCTGCGCCTGACGCGGGCCATCCTCGCCGCCATCACCGGCGCACAGCTGCTGCGCCACCTCGGTGTCGAGATGGACGCGCGGACCATGGAACTGTTGTTGGCCGGGGTACTGCGGTCCCCCGTGCTCACGGAGGAAACCGTCTCGTGA